DNA sequence from the Manduca sexta isolate Smith_Timp_Sample1 chromosome 25, JHU_Msex_v1.0, whole genome shotgun sequence genome:
tgtaaacataaatttattcgaAGTAGTAAGGCAGTAGGTAactattatagttttctttaattatctagaaatttgaacaatattttatcatttaaacgATAAAGATTGTGTATGATTCATTCTATTATTATagctgttattatattttgacttaataaaagttatatgaATCATATCTACCGAATATTGTCTGTCCAGGAAAAGGTGAACGAAATTGGACTATAAATGGACTTTGAAAATGATTcctatgtaatttaaattgatttaataatgcgtaattgtatcataaatataaattaattttattttcagtactTATCTATCAGATTCGACAACAGAGTTCGATTATTTGGATCTGTACTTTTTGCTTTTACGCTGGTGAGTTCATTTTCAAGAGAATCGATGCTAGCTGGTTTTACAAAACTAATTCGTTGCATGCCTTTTTACAGATAGGATGGTTACCAATTGTTATTTACGTGCCAGCGTTGGCTTTTAAccaaggtaatattttttacacatgtGTACGAATGATTAAATCGACAGCTGCAATTTTCACGACGCTAAGTCGATTTTTGGCTAATTTCTGTtagaattcaaatttattatttctttatcttttataagcttacaaaatctctttttttgctataaaatgaagaattcttgTATTACACAAAACGCTCGTTAAGAAAgctctagtattataaaatttatcttatttttcactttaaacgtCTCTCCTGTAAGGTTGACATTGTCGAGAtagtaactatttttaaatattaattattaattggaCTAAAGCTTAGATAATCTAAACGGCTCAAAAGGATACGGTTCCtatcattttattcaaaaagagCTAGTTtctatagttaaataaaaaatactactgTTTATTTCTAGTAACCGGTGTTGACGTCCACGTGATCACTCCAATAGTATGTTTGGTCTGCATATTTTACACGAGTGCTGTAAGTGTCACGAATTGCATTATATAGACAAAATATTGACCAACAAAaccataaaacatataaaattatcttcgtTTTAGGGAGGTTTACAAGCTGTGGTTTGGACCGACGTCATTCAAATAACCGCAATGTTTGGAGCGATGGCTTTAGTAGCGATAAAAGGTACGATTGATGTGGGAGGTATTGGCGTGGTTTGGCAAAGAAACATGGAAAGTGGACGCATAGAACTACCCAAGTAAGAATCGTTTGACAAATTCTTCTCTAGGTATAAAGAAGTAGGTGTTCGAATAGAAACAGTAGACTAAACAAGGATTTTTGAAAGATTCAAACAGATTATAGGCACAAATTCATTTAATCTTTAGGTGTTGCGACAAATTAAATTCGTGTACTAATTCCGCCTTTGCTACAAAATGACACATGTCACGTCGTTGTTATGATGCTTCGAATACTTACACTTGTTGTCTGACCTTTACTATTATCCTGTTTATTCAACGCCTACGTACGGTATTTATAGTCGTAGTTCACGTCTACCTTATGAAGGTCTAATATCTGATAATTTGGcatgaatatattgtttataataggtattttgcatcgtagttttagtaaaaataacgATGCTTTATCTGCGTTTAAATACAGATTTTGAGATTTCACTTTAAATCTTAGCATAAACAAAGAcgattaaattgtaaattgtaagtATTTGGTATAATAACAAACTAATTCGATGGGTATTTCAGTTGGGATCCAAATCCTCTAACACGTCATACAATATGGAGTCTGGTGGTTGGTGGCCTTGTGTATTGGCTGCAGGCTAACGCAGTGAATCAGACAATGGTGCAGCGATATTTATCATTGCCGACATTAAAGGGTGCAAAATGGTAcgcaaaatgttatatttttcagaacaaaaaaattaaaatcattatccacgatttgttttaaaataccaatatttttttggtcTATCGATGCgtttactgaaaatatttatgaaattattattatttaagaaaatgatATTCAGAacattaattgataaattatttcacaGCATCTTCGCTGTTCAATTGTTTATAATGTgatttgtttcataaaattaaatgcaaactCGCGTCCTATACGTATAATGAAACATTAAGAATACGGTTAATAGATTTCTTTTTTTCGAGAATATTGCGAATTCTTGTGAGTTCTTTTCCATCCctcataacattttttatatttcagggcCGTTATTCTGTTCTGCATCGGGATATCACTGCTGTATTGTTTCTGCGTGTATTGTGGTCTATTGATATACGCGCGGTTTCATGATTGCGATCCTTTACAAACTAAGGTAACACAATAATATCCTGCGTACCGGGCTGATCCGTTAAGATTAGCCGCCGCAGGTGAATACttcgaaatatataaaatagtaatagttTGCCACCTTTTTTCAGTTGGCTAAGGCTAAGGATCAACTCTTACCGCTGTTAGTGATGGATGTGTTGGGTAATATACCGGGATTACCTGGAGTGTTCGTAGCTGGTATATTCAGTGCAGCATTGAGGTATGATTGTGTTATTTATCTTTACTTAAATCTATAATTTCTTACATTGCTATTCAATTAGTTACGTATTTTGAAGACAGAGTTGTGTTAAAGCTCGCACTGATTTATTGCTTTGtaatcataatacttaataataaataattttgaagacAGGTTTGTCAGAGCTCTCAGTGATTTTGAGctttgttataaaatgcgtgctacTCTAGACCACGATTTAAAGGCGTTCTACTGGCAAGTTTGAGCTCGAGACGAGGagcaaatatctttattttacttattattcacGTGTCATCATATAGAACTTATGTCTTAGTGTGTGAACAAGCGTGACGGTGACtagatgtattaatttaaaaaatgaatttaattttacggggaaatataatatgttgggtttataacatattatctGTTTACAATGTTCAtacattgaatataaaaactattaaacaagttataagaTGTCGTAAAACAAAAGGTAAAATTGCTATATTATCTTAAGTAGGCACGGATTTTCATTACGTGTTGTTTATAGACAGTTCGTTCCAACGGCGCCGTGGCTTAGTTGGTTAAAGCGCCTGTCTAGTAAACAGGAGATCGGGGGTTCGAATCCCCCCGGGGCCTAGCTAGTATTGATagcacattttttaattttcctactaataattattttattttgaatggcatattattaaaactattggaagaaatttttaaatattgaatttcgaaaaaaaaaatatagaaatatggATTTCGTAAACTAATACTGATTTTCTTTCTAGTTCATTATCAACGAGTTTGAACTCTATGTCAGCGGttgttttggaagatttttaTAAACCATTTTTCAAGAAAGAACTCTCGGACACACAAAGCAATTGGCTGATGCGAGGTGTCGTCATCCTTCTGGGCACACTTTGTGTAGGTAAATGAGATAACTGGTTACTAGCACGATTCTGTATGATAAACTAATATTACTGCAACGTCATAGAATGATGACTGTATCGTTTCGACTCtacttgtacaaatattttttttttttacaaataaaatgcgtTGTAAGTACATATACGCGATAAAATTCAATGAAAATAAActcatgttttaataaaataagttctaaaatcgaatgttaaacaaataattttgttattattacatatcataaatgttattaatttagtaaattattactTCTTTACTAAACTTTTTGGTAGCACATAGCAAAGTGGACGATAGAGAGTTTATAACTATAtttctgattataattttattaatatgaaagaatttatttgtatagatatttaaatgaTTGTTAACTAATAACATATTAACTGTTCAAAGGATTTGAGCATGCAGAAAGATagtatacttactattattactttttttttttttatcagaaatgcataatttattatggacTTAGTCCGGAAAAGTAATTACATATTCGCTATCgcaaaaaagttattaatttcaatttcaatttcaatgtaTAATATTTCCAGCTCTAGTTTTTATAGTTGAGAAAATGGGAACAATATTACAACTGACGATGACATTGGAGTCAATGACGATGGGTCCGCAACTTGGTGTGTTTACGATGGGTATACTTATGCCTTGGGTGGATGCGACGGTAAGTATGCTTTATCCAGTGCCGTGAGTTTTTGGTGCCTGGGGCCGACCAAAATTAGCTGCCCCTTCTAGTtacataatcaataattatttaattcctaaaattacaatgaattcgttttaaattttatgtgacattaataaatatatttttaaaaatggtggTGCTCGTCTTCTCTTTTCATATACCGCCCGGGGCCATAGCTTCCCGCCTCCTCCGGGGGTAGAGTCTATACTCTATCTacctaaaaaaattacgtaagaTTATTACTAGAGATAGTATTTCATAATACGGTGtctaatttcttaaaatatgcTAAGATGCGCTAgataattttgtaggtataacAAATGGTAGaagaattaataatttgttttaaattcttaattctCAAATGCCGCTAAGTATAGCGGCATCTTGTTAATATATGTTATGTTGCAATAAGACCGATTTCAAtttgagatttttattatatttagggCGCTCTAGTCGGAGGTGTGAGTGGTGTAGCGGTGATGTCGTGGTGGTGTCTGACAGCGCAGTTGGCCATAGCCCGCGGGCAGATCACGCACGAACACAAGCCACTGGACGTACTCGGTTGTCAATATAACTTCACTGCTTCAGAAGTTGTTGGTGACAGATTGGACCCCAGGTAGGCGAGGATGATTTCAGTTAATCGTCCTATTATAttgacttattatatttttaattgattctatctatattaattatctataaatgttcttaaaaatcattaaactcTTGTTACAGCGTAAGTCAAATTCaacatttatgtatgtttgaCTAAAACTAACTTCAAAAATCTACTTATTTATTAGaaagatatttaattacaacaaatttaaactaaaacttACATAACACACGATGACCCACATTTATCTATCACCAGCGAGGACGTGAACCCCATGCTGCAAGTGTCCTACATGTGGTACACTTTATCCGGGGCCGTGGTGACTATGTGCGTGGGAGCGGCCGTCTCCCGAGTGAATAGGGCTCGTGGTAAACCGCATCTCCCACCAGCTCCCAACCTACTTGCGCCCCAACTGCGCCGACTGTACAAGGAACCCCCTCATCCTACTGACGAACCTTATATACGAGCTTACGGCAATAATAAGGTGAGTATTTCGAAGATATTGTATGTCGAGACACGTTTATATGGAgcctgatatttttttctttatacaaaaaCTTGCTAACTTTAGAACTTAGCAAAGATATATTATAggtaaaaacaaaaagtttatttacatcCAAAACAATATGAGccaatttaactattttatctttttagtttaattgttttggaggtaaataaaaataattattattaagcattAATTACATAGGCTTTTTGAATTTACAGGAAGCCGCAAAAATAAACTCTACCTCAATAAACATGAAATCAATGACGGAGTGTGCAGAAATTAGttgattatgtttgtttttaatttataaaactgtttaataaatattttgtaacattgtttttcgtttttattggttttgaatGTACTCCCACCGTCCACGTGTAGCAATAAAATgacaatatgataatatatatatttagtgacgcgtattgaagttaataaaattGCTTTTAAGGGTTCTCAAACATTTACTAAGATTAAACATAAAACCatgtaaatatacaattttgggAATTGAATGCCTTTAAAATAGAATGAAAATAGAATACTGATTACTACAATAGACCTGAATTAATTTGCTCACTTcttcaataacaaaaatgttatttgtaatgttaatgtattggtgtaatatttttgaaaaatattaatcaaacagGAAAGAATCAATTTCAGGTAGTTAGGTTTAAGTAGCGCTcgaattttgttttttcgtttagATCGcgataagattttttaatacacaCTAGCAAAAATGTTGGCATTATTGGAGGATTGTTTTATGAATCATACTATTCCGTCAAAACATCTTAGTAACTCTCTAGAAAGATTCAGACTACACCAGTCACATTCAGTTATGATCTAATTTTAGAACACTATCGGATGTGGACAATTCTGCTAAATATAGCTTAACCCTCGCTTTCATACGAAAAACGCGGGCGACAATTGAAAAATTACGTTGGTAACAAATTACCTACTTCGAACGAAGATGCCGGTTCTGGCAGTTGAGTTCCTTGTGAATTCATTACCAGACTATAAGTCTACTAGGGCAGACTcgtgatgattttattttcacaatttcaTTGATTTACAAATCATTAACATAAGGGTACTTACGTTTTGGAGAAGCGACAGATGAAACTTAATTAGACTTCTTAATTTTCTCGAAATTTTTTAACCATGTCTCAAGAAAAGTTAAATGTTACGACGTTAAGGTTATCCCTCCAACAATTTACAAGCTTAGactactttctttttattattatgcttagCGTTTGTGGTGGTATCGGAATTTATTTCGGATTTGTAAAGAAACAGAATTCTGCACAAGATTATCTCATGGGTGGAAGAAATTTGAAATTAGTGCCTGTTTGTTTTTCGCTGGTAGCcaggtaagtttttttttatgcggccagttttataatacttattgtagacatacatattattatttttaaaattattatattttatacgttCTTACTGGccatttcgaaataaaaaaaaaataaatattaagatatatgaggaaaaaaaaacaaattgaccGCGTTAAAAGAAACAAGATTTCTAATTTAAACGTTAGAtcaaattaagtacttatatactaGTAGTAATTATATACAGGCATAATTACTGTTTTTagccaaatattaaatattaactttattattataatttatattgatggCAGAACATATAACAATTATACTATGaatatattgattgttttttaacAGTTTCATTTCTGGCATATCGCTTTTGGGCACGCCGACAGAGATGTATCTATATGGGACGTCATACGTTTTTTCTTTAATCGGCGCTTTTATGATGTCTATCATAATTTCTTATACTTTTCTGCCAGTATTTCACGAACTACAGTTAACTTCGGCTTATGAGGTATgtgttttttaatgaattaatgcacttttcaaagtaaaataacTGTTAGTGGGTCTTCGTAAGtgcattaatttcatttttgtttcaGTATTTGGAATTACGCTACGACAAAAGGGTGCGAGTTTTTGGTTCCGTactattttgtgtttatttggtaattaatattacgactgtttattttaataatatttttattctaattaaaatgcGGCTTTCTTTGTTTTAGATGGCTTGGTTACCTATTGTCATTTATGTCCCAGCTCTGGCTTTCAATCAAGGTACTTACAATATAAATCGCACATAGTACGGTTTGAGAGTTTactatataagtactaaatattcttatttcatGTTTACAGTGACCGGAATTAACATCCATATTGCATCCCCCATTGTATGTTGtgtttgcatattttatacctcattggtaagtttatttgaatatttatcttagtaatagggtaccggactcattttcgTTCttcactattattaaatatttacataatataaattataatacagaaggaattattaaaatccggtaagaaatcaacaagttataagtctttgaatttcggtggaagggataattaacaagaaacagaaaagagacgaaatacccacatgtgacatcatcgggaattacgacgcgtgcgaaagaaagataGGAAGCGATATCCCCAAATCGCGCCCAcgtctgcacattacaatattttaaatatgaattactcgctcattttttaaccgatttttatgcagttttcgtagtagtgcttctttttcgtattattaaccattacatatagaataatgttcaaaatcaagcataggccggtcccctattaagtACTACATTAAAAGCgatgtcttttttttttacctgaatTGATTACAACTACTTTGGAATAATTCATTATCTCTGGCAACTAGTCTTGGAAATTTATAACCATCAGTTGGTTTTATGACTTGCTCCCTACAAGTTATGGTCAAGTTTTCATAGGATCAGGATTAGTTTGTAATTGGTTTGTACTAAACAAGATTTGCCACTCCATTCTCCATACCTACTATAAATTAACAGTTATAGGATTTTCTATAAAATCcaaattttgatgtaatttttttatattctcctTCTCTCTCTCCTTCTTCTCCTTCTGCAGTATGCTGTAGTCTTCAAATTTGTCAATTTTGTCTATCTGGCGACCGTTTTGCTACTCGTTACTGCATGGTCGAGTTgcttaaatagaaattattttatttatttatgttattgcaCTTCATACTAACATGTAAAGGTGGATTTAATAacaaaggcattctctaccagtctacctgaggtggtgcagagatagaaCAAGGTGCATGtcaataaaacagtaaattagGGTTGTacctataaaagtaaaaaaaaaattaatggcTAGTTACTATATACTAGATACTATACTCGTTTATTTGACGGCGtacatttttaatcatttaattgCAGGGAGGGCTTAAAGCAGTCGTGTGGACAGACGTCCTCCAAACCGTAGTCATGATGGGAGCGATGATTTTAGTAATCATTAAAGGCTCTTTTATGGTCGGTGGGGTCCAAGAAGTTTTAACTAGAAATTGGCATACTGAACGGATTGAATTTCCTGCGTGAGTTATTTAAGTTGTATTTTAAATCTGttgtctattttaaaaaaatatataactcaacAAAGTATAATTAGCGGTCTTATATCTAAAGGGAAATTTATGAGGAAAAGATCAAGCACTCAAGGTAGGTAAGGTACCCAATAGGGTACTTATAAGTAATAACACATCAATTCATCATAGATAATGATcaaatcgataaaatataaacaaaaatggcATGAACACCTGTGTTATGTggtccaaatattttttattgcgttgcaGTGTTTACATAGATGTCATTAATTGACATAATCAGCCGATTACTGATAAGACACtgagggaaaataaaaaattcgctTAGTCTGCGTGATTATCtttttacacaataattaatatctgccaATTCGCAAGTTCCGTTGGCTTATCAATAAAATTGTCGCCAGTAGATTGTAGTGGAACTGCTATATACGCctttaaagtattattagaatttttggCCTTTATACCGATTTCGAAGTAAAATGTAAGTGCTAAAATGCGCTCTCAACATACATACGTACGGGTTTAAGCAATTTATCTGTATTACCtacctaaaatattatgttaactaaggcaaaatcttttgtataatgctaaaacacaca
Encoded proteins:
- the LOC115441719 gene encoding sodium-coupled monocarboxylate transporter 1 — translated: MGDQGEVNDIMNQMQKFSWVDYVVFVFMLAISAVVGIYWGFMKKQTTQADYLLGGRNMKVVPVAMSLVASFVSGITLLGSPTEVYMYGTQYAYIIAAIFLMSILMTQIYLPVFHELKLTSNYEYLSIRFDNRVRLFGSVLFAFTLIGWLPIVIYVPALAFNQVTGVDVHVITPIVCLVCIFYTSAGGLQAVVWTDVIQITAMFGAMALVAIKGTIDVGGIGVVWQRNMESGRIELPNWDPNPLTRHTIWSLVVGGLVYWLQANAVNQTMVQRYLSLPTLKGAKWAVILFCIGISLLYCFCVYCGLLIYARFHDCDPLQTKLAKAKDQLLPLLVMDVLGNIPGLPGVFVAGIFSAALSSLSTSLNSMSAVVLEDFYKPFFKKELSDTQSNWLMRGVVILLGTLCVALVFIVEKMGTILQLTMTLESMTMGPQLGVFTMGILMPWVDATGALVGGVSGVAVMSWWCLTAQLAIARGQITHEHKPLDVLGCQYNFTASEVVGDRLDPSEDVNPMLQVSYMWYTLSGAVVTMCVGAAVSRVNRARGKPHLPPAPNLLAPQLRRLYKEPPHPTDEPYIRAYGNNKEAAKINSTSINMKSMTECAEIS